One Antennarius striatus isolate MH-2024 chromosome 9, ASM4005453v1, whole genome shotgun sequence genomic window, GTCAGTCGACCAAAAGTCCTTTCTGAATATATTTTGGCTTTGAAGCACTTGAGAGAGGACATGGCCAGTCAGTGTGTTATGCGCTAAAATTAGAGCTACACTCATAAAACATACTAAAATGTCCAAACGTCAGACCGAAGGAGCTGAATGAAGAATCAACACAACACGCTGATTGTGATTGTTCTATTCTAGAACATTTTGTACCATTTCAAACAGTCTGAGatacaatataaatacaattctatacattataatactgtaaatactatgTTCAAATACATTTCTATGTACAACTCCTTCTGAGGGAGAGCAGCTTTGTTCTCTTCTTTAAAGTAAGGTCTTGGGTTTCATGTCCTTGAATTACAGCTCAGATATATAACAACATCTTAGTCAAATCCACAGATCACCACTTCCATAAAAATATCAGTTCATCGCACAGTTCTTCTCCATAACTAAGCTACTTTTGCACCATCCTCCATGAGCTGAAAttgtccatcatccattcatccagtCCTTGGTgtgaagaaatacatttttgagtACCTTTGTACAATAGCGTTATGTGTCAGTCAGTCTAGATATAAGACGCAGTCAAAGTTATTCCATCGGTAAGTCAGGGAGGCTGGATGACCTTTTGAATAGCTCTGGGCATCGTGACATACAAACACAGGTTTCAGGTCCATACAGTTGGTTAGTTAGTCAAAAACTGAATGAACTTATTATGGATTTCATGAAGTAGTTTGAGTTCTATGTGCACTGCCTTTATGGAAAAGGGCATTAAGGCATCAATAGTTAAGCCTTAGACAAACCCAAGCTGCTACTAATAGTGATGACCCATGGTTTCTCAGTCACTTCTGTTCGAACATATTTCATCAATCCAAAATGGAAGAGTCGGTGGACTCTCCATGAATCCTTCCAGTGCAAGCATTCAAACAGCAACAGTCTGGTGCTGGATGGGGATTAGTTCCTCTACAGTGTTACAGTACTTCAACAGGATCATTTATCATACGAATTGCAGTCAAACACAGAGAGCAACTCGggtatttttcagatttttcctCGGTTCGGGTTACGTGGCATTACTCATAAAGATATGGCACTAAGCTTTACATGAACACAGATATACATATTTACGTCAACATACATTACAAAAATAACATATTATTCAGCAGATATGGAACCGTAGTTCTTTGGTTACCCCTGATATATCATATCAATGTGTAAATATCATTGTTTAATAACAGTAGTACATTCTTAAACTTCATATCCCAGATTATTCCACTATGAGCCTCAGGTGAGGATGCATTGTCttacaaaaatattatataGAATAATCAGAAAGTGATGTAAGAAAATTTAAGGGGACAGACTCCCAATTCAATTCTCTATCAAAAATAGAACCATGTAGAAACTGTATAGATATGTGCATAGTGAATTTTCAGTGGTAATTAAGCAATAGCTTCATTAAATGCACATGTCATATAAGCGCTGGGAAATGTCTAACAAACTAATCAACTCAGGGGTTTGAGTGGAAAATTCAGCCTGTGATTCAACCATAGGCACTGGATATGAGGATGACCCCTGGGTCCCCAGTGTCCACCCCCTTCATTGGATCCTATCTGATCAGAGTCTGTGGATCTGGAGTGTCCATGGAGGGAGGTCCTCTGGTGAGACGAGATGGCTTCACAAACACACCGTGGCCTGGAGGGCAGCGGAAGTACACCCTGCCCTGGACAGTCCCATTGTGCTTACCTACAGGAGGAAGAATCATAAGACGTCACACCTTACACTCATGAGAAGAAAAATTTTAATATCTATAGTAAACATTCGTTcatgaaaagcaaataaatgagAGTGAGCAATGCTTTGATGACTTTTGAGGCTGATAACAGACTCATAGAGGACTGAATTACACGTGTTTATTATATGTGGCAAAAAAGGAAATTTGCAGGTGAAAGGTTTTTTTAACCACCTTTTACATGTTCTTATTAATTGGTTCATGTGTTGATTGCTATTGTTATCTTATCTCGTATATATTATCTGTctcatattatatatatatatatatatatatatatatatatatatatatatatatatatatatatatatatatatatatatatatatgtgtgtgtgtgtgtgtgtgtgtgtgtgtgtgtatgtatgtgtgcgagtgtgtgtgtctgtgtgcgtgtatgtataaactatatatatactgtatatgggcTGTACATGCACAAACTTTGGGACCTACCCACTGCCACATCAAGCTTCACTCCAATCCAGATGCCCTTTGCAAACTCCACCCCTCCAACATAATAGACAGTTCCTCTCCTCTTGCCCACCCACACTGGCTCCCCGGGGGCCATCCAGTCTGGAAGCTGAGCCACAGGGGTGCTCTCATCTCCGCTCGAATCACCCGAGGGCTCTGCGCTGCTGGGGTTGGGGCTGGGGCAGGGACTCCTGCAGGGGAGATCTCCCTGGGCAGGCTCCTGGATCGGAGGCTCTCCTCCCGCTCGTGAagtaggggttggggttgggactGTGGATGAAGGTATGTCTGGGGATAGAGCTGCTGGAGAGGCAGCTAGGACTTGGTCAGGCACAGATACAGGGTCTCTGACTGAAgtgcaaatgtttgtgttaTGGGGCATAGGCAGACAAATAGAACCTGTATTATTTGGACATTTGCATGAAGTAGTTGCAGAGTTTTCAGGAACAGATGTGTTGATCATCCCAGAGACATCAGAGGAGAATTGATTGCCACATGTTTCTACGTTGTCTCTTTTGTTGGGTTGATTAGAAGCGACCTCCAAAGTCCCATGCTCCCATCGCTCTGTAAAATTAGCCAAATCTATTCCTTCAATACTGTCATCAGCTCCCTTAAAGTCAGTGAACTCTTGGCTAGAGCTGAGCATGAAGTTACAGGGATGAACAAATGTTTGCTGCTTTAGTGCACCATTTGGGATGCTAACAGGGGAGGAGGCAGGGAGACCTTGAGGCTCCTGATCCTGAACACCATCTGAGAGAAGAAGCTGCTGGGTGTCGCTGCCTGCACATACACCTTTAGTCTGCGTACATCCTCTTCCAGCAGGATGGGAGTCATTGGGGTCTCTGGAGATGCAGCTGAGGTGGTCTGAGCTCTCACTGGTGCTGAAGGGCATGTCAGACAGCGTAGCATTGGAGGCACTGTGTGAAAAGTAGCCGCTTGTGGAACTGCTTACTGTGGGGCTTCGAGGCATCTCTCTCCCACTCTCGCTTCCACACCATCTTCCTAATGTGTTGGATCGAGCTAGTAGAACCCCCCCCTGGCTCTCCAGAGAGGCGTTGTAGATCTCAAAGTTTGCAAAGTCCTCTGGAATGTAAGGCAGAAAGCTTCTGTCGTCTTGAGGATTAAGAGCTTCGTTCACAATTGTCTCCTCATCCTCTGAGTCCGGCTGATCAAAACACAACAGCACAGACACGTCAGCAACGGTCTGTATGGAGAATTAACCTACACACACAACTTTTAAGACGAATGAATGACAATAGAAAAATGATGTGAAACATGATAATGGAACATGAACATATAAACAATGTGACTTGTTTTCAGCATTACATTAAGGCATGTGCTGTACTAACACTGCACTCATGTATGGATTTACACCAAATTATGAATGTTGGTTGTTAACAATGAGACAGCTATAAAGCTGTATAGCACTGTTACCTATTTCACACATTTCTAGAGCCACAAATAATGCAGTTCTAAGCCTTTTACTGCAGCTGATAGCACTGAAGTTTTGCAAGGCAAAGCATCGAAAAACAAGCCTCTGACAAAATAGTCAGTCCAGTAAATAAAGGCACAGGGGTTTCAACTTGTGTTCAGCACCAAGCAGACCATAAAAACTACAGTCGAAATGTTACCGCATGGTGCAACAGAAAGATTACAGTTCAGTACGACATGTTCGACAACATGATCAGGGACTGAATCTTCAAGTTTGACGTGATGCTTGGGactgtttttttgtaaacttaCAGGTGGAACTTGATGCCAGGGAACCTAAACACTGAAAATAACTTAAAAGTGTTTGATCTCATGAAGGTTCACAGTTCATCctttcaaaaaatgtgtgtagacgtacagcagtgtgtggtagggtgtacgtgtgtgtgataAAGTCTTGTAAGTAAGCAACCCCCTGGTGTGGTGCTTGCTGGTGTGTGTAGAACTTACAGCCGTGTGTGGCAGTGTGTGGCTGagctgtctgctggtgggagtggtggaggtgggggtggaggtggaagtGGAAGGCTTGCAGTGACCCTCGCTGCCTGCCCTGGGTCGATGCCAGGGGCAGGGAGGGGGGAGCAGTGCAGGGCTTTCCACACATGAGTTCATGCGCTGCAGATGGGTCAGaacaaaagcaaacacttcacacacacacacacacagcatgcatGGAGCTGGGCAGGACAGTTACAGTTATTGCCATGcagttttatatttcataagaTCTGTGTTTGAAGTGTTCTAAGTATGAGTAACAGTGCTTTTCTTAATCCAGGCcccataaaaacaaacacctaaGCCGGTTCTATCTTTAAACATCATGCAAATAGCAGTTGTATGCAGGCTGTGGTTAATTATATTCAACCTCACTCATGCGCTCCGAACTTATTTCCTGTCTTTTGCTATAATCATGCAGTTTCCTGAGCTTTTTTGCTCCTGGGCCTGATTTTTAAAGCACTATTCTAGTCTACTTCAAgtacacataaaacacatacagtatacacagtTAGTGTAAATTGTTGGAACAGCCAAGACCTCTTTGAAAATCAGGTCACATAAACCAGACACCAGACTACACAGCATACTGGCAGCTTTATCTAGTCGACTGTAATGGATATCAGTTAATTTTATGCTCCTCCGAATCATGCTCTTTCATTTCAATGCAGTGACATAGCGTTTGATGATCCCATAGCATTTTCACTGTggggatgtacagtatgttgatATGATAAATGGTGATATGTAGAATGATGTTTGACAAAAGTTTGACTGATATCACgaaacaaagaaaagcaaaaagaacAAAGAGACAAAATGAGGACATGAGAACTTGAAGTTGTAAATAAAATTTCACCTCCCGTCCCAGCAGTGGCCGGGCCTCCAGAGCTTTCTTCACCTTGTTCTCCTCTTTAACAGGCAGTAGTGACTTGAGGAATTTAGGTGGCTGTGGTGAGAGTGCTTTGAAGGGGCTGGAGTTAAAAAAGGTGGGGCTCTCTAGAACAGTAAGAATATTTGGAGGTTTAACAGGAGTaacacaaacagcaggaaaTCTTGATCCAAAGCAGCTGCTGTAGCGTCTATGGCTCACCTTGATTCTCCCTGCTTTTGATGGGTGTGGTACAAAGCGAGCCCTCATGAGGTTTGCAGAAGGTGTTGTCTGTGTGATCACAGTGGTCCTAAACAGTGATACATATGTTATCTTGAAAGGTTAAAGCAAATCTTCAGGAGAACAAACTTTACGTTAAACTATCAACAAGGTCAGGGCTTAAGCGTAGGTGGAATAAGGACGCATTGATGAGAAGCTGCATTTAACTCAAAGAAAAGGTATGCACATTCACAATGATATTATAATTTAAGCATCATGATCAGCTGGGCTCATGGCTTTGAAGGTTAGAGTGAGTTTTGTAGTCACCTGAACTGACTTACCTTACAGTCTTCATCCTCACAGCCAGTCAGGTCTGTTTTACTACAAGAGGACTGCAGGAGAAACAACATGATATCagtgttattttattcaatCATAGTGAATTCCATACAGTCCATGGGAAGCGAGAGCGTGAGGTGTTGGCATTACATGCTGTACATTTGGTGTGCTGACACTCCTTCTCAGGTGTCTCCCCTTGGAAGTGAGCGCTTCCTTCACCGTCACGGCCTTCAAGGAAGAAAACAAGCAATGTCTTAGCATTGGGTCAAGAGCTGAATGATTTAGTTTATCCATAatgtaacaaaaatgaaatattcaggaTTCAATTAGGTTTTTTGAGGACAGTCAGAAAATATTAAGTTGTCACTTTAAATTTCACTTTAATTTCAGattagaaaaaaagtaaaatttttgaaattaactttttgtcCTGGAATCCTCAACTAATCTCACTCAATTTATGAGCCTAAATTCAATTTGTGACCAtggaaatggaataaataaaaacgaCAAATATAACCAAAGACAAAGTCTTTACAAAATCCTGCAGTTTTTCAGTTATGCTTAAAAACAAATTGTGTGTCCTGTCCTTCAATAAAAGCTTTTTTGCATAGAGAGGctttaaagattttttaaacaCCTGTCGTAGTCTCTCCAGACTGAggatgttctccacctccagaaCTCCCCTTGTGTATTTCTCTATGTATGTTTCTCCATCTTGAGTTTCCTCGCTGTCCCCTCGAGCTGCCATGAGGGCCAAGGTTTCTCTTTCCTCTGGCTCTTCTGAGGCctaaaaggaaaaaacacagaaacagttAATTAGTTCTTTGACTCCCAGCAGTtgtaacagtaaaataaaatgtgctttaacAGAGTTATACCTTTGGTATGTTAGAAACAATCTCATAGGTCACACCACAGGAATAAAGCGAGTTCTTTAAGGACATTCTTCTCTTGAGACTCTGAGTGAAACTctagaagaaacaaaaactgtGTCAAGAATGAAATCCCAACCCTCCCCTCTGCTGTGGATGGACTTCCTGTGAGTAAATGTGATTCCTTCTGTTTTAACCTGTTTGTTGTAGATGTTGACAGCGACCCTCTTGCGGAGCACCAGCTCCATGGAGGCAGGGTGGCTGAGCTGGACTGTAGCCTTGATGATCAGGTAAATGCGTTCATTGGGAGATGTGATGCGATTGAGGTGAACTGAATCATGGATGGATGAGTCCCAGGAGCAGACTGCAGACACCTGGCGGCCAAGACAAGTTTTATCAACGTGgtttcagaattatttacagCTTTAATGGTGCATAACAAGACAAACCTCTTCTTTATAAAGAAGCTGAtattaaaacatacattttttacaaaatgaaacaacagaCAGCTTGTCGATGAAGAAGCTACTGTAACGCCGAAAATTTATGTATCCAACCAGCCCAGTAAAGTTTGTTGGATCAAGTTTGAGACTTTCCTTTATGACCACAGGATGGCAGTCAAGGCAAAACCATCGCTCACCTCATTGTCACAGTGTCTGATGATGGGCAGATAGAAGAACTGACTTCCATGCTCCTTCGGCAGGATAGAGTTAACACCTGCAGCATGCGGCCCAGTCAGCTGTTCATTCACTGTCAGATTGTCCGCTAGTGAGGTAAAATGCAGTAAGTGTGTGTAGAGCCTGAAAGAAAGCTGTGAAATATCAGCTGGATGAGTTTACCATTTAAATCCAAGAAGAGAACAGGGATGTGAGCCTCCATTCCTGCAGGTGGGTTCCTAAACGTAGTTGAAAGGCAGTTTAAGAGGGAGAATGAAGCAGATTGTGTGAATGAAGCAAATCTGAcatgcacaaaaatgtgtatcTACCAGTCGGCAGGAGCTCCAGGGATCCCACTTCCAGGTGCAGGAACCAGCACAGCATTTCTCTCTTCAGTCAGTCCGACCCACTGCTCAACCAGCCGAGCCTCACGCTCAATATCCTCCTCTGATTTCTCTGGACAGTTGACAAGGAgattttattacaaatacaatacattgaacaaaaatattGGAACACTGAAATCTGGGATGAAGCACTCACTTCAGATGTACTTCATTAAAAAATGGCAGAAAGATCACAATTTATGCTGTTTGTATAACTGACAAAAATGGagcttaataaataaataaatgaataagtaaaaaagtaaataaagattGCAAAAATATCAAACTGCGCCTTTCCAGTTgataatttatacatttaaaaaattgtaaaatattggGCCTTTCAGCTGAAAATCGCAGTCATTGACTGAACCTAAACTGAAAGTGTAGCCATAGCGACAAGGGAAATTTGAACAGTTTTTGTGTTGTGCTCTGGAAACAAAAAGTTACAGGCAAACGTATGAATGAGCCCGATTCTTTATCTCCCTCATCCTGTCGTTCTTCATGACCATGTCAGCCTGAGACTCACCGTGTTTGTTGATGATTTTCTTAATTTGTTCATCGAGATATTCCCGACGTTTTATCAGAGCATCTGACCAACGTTCTCGAACACAGTTGAGATCTTCCTCCTGGAACCAGACAGAGATCACATCAGCGCCAAGTGGTGAGGAGGCTAACCTGCTGAAAGCCACAGTGAGATGCTCTGCAAAGTAAGGCTGCACTGGGTTGAGCTGCCAGATTTAATACCGTATCTGTTCCTTAATGTCTGTAGTACGTATGTTAGCCAAGCTAAGTGGAAGCTAATGTTGATATTCCCAATGTGTTAAAAGCCAAAGCCTTCCACGCagcatttttgacaaaaaaacccaataatGATAAAATTCTCCAAGAACACTGCGTATAAACACCCTTTGGCCCCTTTGCAatttacactcacacatacacacttacaTGCGCACACTAACATGACCCCACATGCGGCGACAGCTGCCACCTGAAGTCCTACCTGGCGGCACATCAATCCCTAGTGCGttaaatacagattttttttttgctccgtCCACAGTTATAAACAGACCTCATGCCAGCCATGAATCCATTCTGACATCAACACATTAACATCAATACATCATGCATCAGTACTGGAATCATGCAGCCATGCAATGCCCATGTGATTAAGTGATGTTTATTATTCCAGCCACTCTTGAAGATTAAAAAGCCAACAGTAGCATTAGAATTGTGAGCAGTCTTAAGGGAAAGGCAACAGGACCCCTGGCAGATTGGTGGTTGGGAGTTCAGCCATCGCTGGGAGTGTGTTTTGTACAGCGGGCTGCCAAAGAATAGTTGGTGTGATCGGTAATTACAGCATAATAAATCATCAGGATGTGAAGCTGATGTGTAATAAAGCACTCATTTAGCTGGGAGAGGCTCAGACTTTAGCCTTCAGAGACAGGCGTAGCTGCAAACACGCGATCAGTTTGGGTTTCCTTCATGCTGCAGAAGGGACTAAAAGAGGAGGAACAGCAACAGAGAGGGTACCTGATAACTATCCACATCGTCTTCCACCTCTCTCTGGCAGGAGAGAGCATACTTAATCAAACAGGGGGAAACAGGACAGCTCATTCACTGCTCCAGGAACATTTTAGAAATCTCAGTGATGAGAAAGAACAAGTTTATAAGTAAGGATTATAACATAAATAGTTGCTTCTTTTTATGGCCATGAAAGAGTATGTGAAAGGGACAGAAAGGGAACTTATGACACCTTCTTTAGCCATCTAGATGAACCAATCATAGCAGAAACCAGAGATAAACTGAGACTAATTCAACAAAATCAGCATAACACTGTAGATTGCCAGCATGGCACAAAGTCCTCCTAAAAACCAGTTTAACAAATAAGTCAGTAAACAAACTATCATTGTCTTTTCCCAAACGCAGTAGCTCCATAGcctaatataaaaaatatataaaaacatacCTGGTAGCTGTCAAGTGGTCTCTGCAGCTTGGTGGAACGTACAGACACACAGCCAATGGAGACGGACAGCACAGCCTCCACCAGCAGAGGCAGTGTGCCTGAGTTCTGGACCGGCTTCACGCAAACCTGCAGCCTCCTGGAGTGACCCTGCTCAGACAAATCGCCATAAATCTACATCAGAGCACTGCTTGAAGCACTACACATTCtgcacactacacacacacaagcctgtTTAGAACGGTATAATTTGTATAGACCGTTCCAAATCTATTTGAGATGTCAGGGAAACAAGTCTAATGTAGAAAGAAGTCGATCATAGATTTTCCCTGACCTGTCGGAGTTGGAAGACTCCTCCTGTGGTGATGTCTTTTCCAGAATGTAGCTCCACAGACGTGTACTCTCCCTGCTCATTCAACTCCTGGATGGAGATCCACATCTCAATCCTGCGAGACACCTCGTTCCACCTGGACGCACATCGGTGAAGATAATTAaagtgtgaaatattttttatttgcatgtcaTTAAGTGATATTTGTACCTGTCCCGGAGTGTCTGGGTCTTGGCCTCGAGTGCATCTAACTCCCAGAGTGAACGTCCGTTCCCTGCACAGCTATGACCCCACACTTCTATGGCCAACGCTCCATCTGATATAAACTCCAAGAAGTCATCCGTCACATGCACGACATAGTCCTACACGAAGACGAAAGGATTGACAGTAAAAATACTTCATAAAGGTTCCAGGTATGTTAATCACACCGTAGCATCTGCCTTTCACTTACTTTGCAGTGATCAAACTGGACAGTAAACTGGGCATCTGGATTTCGGGGGGACGGTCTGTCTGGGCTTACCATGGGAGGAGCCACAGTGGGCTCGCCGTGCTCCCAGAAGGTgtactgacagaaaacaaagtt contains:
- the kif13a gene encoding kinesin-like protein KIF13A isoform X2, translating into MSDTKVKVAVRVRPMNRREIELNTKCVVDMEDNQTVLHPPPSNAKGESRKHPKVFAFDHCFWSMDETNVPKYAGQEVVFKCLGEGILENAFQGYNACIFAYGQTGSGKSFSMMGNGEQPGLIPRLCCSLFERVHTEENDAHTFKVEVSYMEIYNEKVRDLLDPKGSRQSLKVREHKVLGPYVDGLSQLAVTGFEDIEVLMSEGNKSRTVAATNMNEESSRSHAVFSIIVTQTLYDLQSGNSGEKVSKLSLVDLAGSERVSKTGAAGERLKEGSNINKSLTTLGCVISALADQSAGKGKAKFVPYRDSVLTWLLKDNLGGNSKTAMIATVSPAADNYEETLSTLRYADRAKRIVNHAMVNEDPNARIIRELREEVEKLRVQLSQAESMKAPELKEKLHESEKLIQEMTVTWEEKLRKTEEIATERQKQLESMGISLETSGIKVGEDKCFLVNLNADPALNELLVYYLKEHTRVGADTSQDIQLFGIGIQSQHCILELCPDGDVTLMPVGNARTCVNGTMVDSLVHLWHGDRILWGNNHFFRINLPKRKRRDRLKELERASPRESFIEADVETASEASSEQDYSYEFAQMEVIMKTLGNNDPMQNVVQVLEKQYLEEKRMALEEQRMMYERELESLRQQLSPEKTSEHRSSSDRLTFPTHTPHSKLRLWTEERDELFRQSLSRLKEQVVKANTLVREANFLAEEMNKLTDYQVTLQIPAANLSANRKRGAIVSEPAIQVRRKGKGTQVWTIEKLENKLVDMRDHYRDWKEGTEETHNKANSHFSDPFYEAQENHNLIGVANIFLECLFHDVRLHYAVPIISQQGEVAGRLHIELMRVSGAVPERLSGGDDSSENSSESSCYEVMDTNGEIVYMAKRLTCRVRIREATGLPLNLSNFVFCQYTFWEHGEPTVAPPMVSPDRPSPRNPDAQFTVQFDHCKDYVVHVTDDFLEFISDGALAIEVWGHSCAGNGRSLWELDALEAKTQTLRDRWNEVSRRIEMWISIQELNEQGEYTSVELHSGKDITTGGVFQLRQGHSRRLQVCVKPVQNSGTLPLLVEAVLSVSIGCVSVRSTKLQRPLDSYQREVEDDVDSYQEEDLNCVRERWSDALIKRREYLDEQIKKIINKHEKSEEDIEREARLVEQWVGLTEERNAVLVPAPGSGIPGAPADWNPPAGMEAHIPVLFLDLNADNLTVNEQLTGPHAAGVNSILPKEHGSQFFYLPIIRHCDNEVSAVCSWDSSIHDSVHLNRITSPNERIYLIIKATVQLSHPASMELVLRKRVAVNIYNKQSFTQSLKRRMSLKNSLYSCGVTYEIVSNIPKASEEPEERETLALMAARGDSEETQDGETYIEKYTRGVLEVENILSLERLRQAVTVKEALTSKGRHLRRSVSTPNSSCSKTDLTGCEDEDCKDHCDHTDNTFCKPHEGSLCTTPIKSRENQESPTFFNSSPFKALSPQPPKFLKSLLPVKEENKVKKALEARPLLGRERMNSCVESPALLPPPCPWHRPRAGSEGHCKPSTSTSTPTSTTPTSRQLSHTLPHTAPDSEDEETIVNEALNPQDDRSFLPYIPEDFANFEIYNASLESQGGVLLARSNTLGRWCGSESGREMPRSPTVSSSTSGYFSHSASNATLSDMPFSTSESSDHLSCISRDPNDSHPAGRGCTQTKGVCAGSDTQQLLLSDGVQDQEPQGLPASSPVSIPNGALKQQTFVHPCNFMLSSSQEFTDFKGADDSIEGIDLANFTERWEHGTLEVASNQPNKRDNVETCGNQFSSDVSGMINTSVPENSATTSCKCPNNTGSICLPMPHNTNICTSVRDPVSVPDQVLAASPAALSPDIPSSTVPTPTPTSRAGGEPPIQEPAQGDLPCRSPCPSPNPSSAEPSGDSSGDESTPVAQLPDWMAPGEPVWVGKRRGTVYYVGGVEFAKGIWIGVKLDVAVGKHNGTVQGRVYFRCPPGHGVFVKPSRLTRGPPSMDTPDPQTLIR
- the kif13a gene encoding kinesin-like protein KIF13A isoform X3; translation: MSDTKVKVAVRVRPMNRREIELNTKCVVDMEDNQTVLHPPPSNAKGESRKHPKVFAFDHCFWSMDETNVPKYAGQEVVFKCLGEGILENAFQGYNACIFAYGQTGSGKSFSMMGNGEQPGLIPRLCCSLFERVHTEENDAHTFKVEVSYMEIYNEKVRDLLDPKGSRQSLKVREHKVLGPYVDGLSQLAVTGFEDIEVLMSEGNKSRTVAATNMNEESSRSHAVFSIIVTQTLYDLQSGNSGEKVSKLSLVDLAGSERVSKTGAAGERLKEGSNINKSLTTLGCVISALADQSAGKGKAKFVPYRDSVLTWLLKDNLGGNSKTAMIATVSPAADNYEETLSTLRYADRAKRIVNHAMVNEDPNARIIRELREEVEKLRVQLSQAESMKAPELKEKLHESEKLIQEMTVTWEEKLRKTEEIATERQKQLESMGISLETSGIKVGEDKCFLVNLNADPALNELLVYYLKEHTRVGADTSQDIQLFGIGIQSQHCILELCPDGDVTLMPVGNARTCVNGTMVDSLVHLWHGDRILWGNNHFFRINLPKRKRRDRLKELERASPRESFIEADVETASEASSEQDYSYEFAQMEVIMKTLGNNDPMQNVVQVLEKQYLEEKRMALEEQRMMYERELESLRQQLSPEKTSEHRSSSDRLTFPTHTPHSKLRLWTEERDELFRQSLSRLKEQVVKANTLVREANFLAEEMNKLTDYQVTLQIPAANLSANRKRGAIVSEPAIQVRRKGKGTQVWTIEKLENKLVDMRDHYRDWKEGTEETHNKANSHFSDPFYEAQENHNLIGVANIFLECLFHDVRLHYAVPIISQQGEVAGRLHIELMRVSGAVPERLSGGDDSSENSSESSCYEVMDTNGEIVYMAKRLTCRVRIREATGLPLNLSNFVFCQYTFWEHGEPTVAPPMVSPDRPSPRNPDAQFTVQFDHCKDYVVHVTDDFLEFISDGALAIEVWGHSCAGNGRSLWELDALEAKTQTLRDRWNEVSRRIEMWISIQELNEQGEYTSVELHSGKDITTGGVFQLRQGHSRRLQVCVKPVQNSGTLPLLVEAVLSVSIGCVSVRSTKLQRPLDSYQEEDLNCVRERWSDALIKRREYLDEQIKKIINKHEKSEEDIEREARLVEQWVGLTEERNAVLVPAPGSGIPGAPADWNPPAGMEAHIPVLFLDLNADNLTVNEQLTGPHAAGVNSILPKEHGSQFFYLPIIRHCDNEVSAVCSWDSSIHDSVHLNRITSPNERIYLIIKATVQLSHPASMELVLRKRVAVNIYNKQSFTQSLKRRMSLKNSLYSCGVTYEIVSNIPKASEEPEERETLALMAARGDSEETQDGETYIEKYTRGVLEVENILSLERLRQAVTVKEALTSKGRHLRRSVSTPNVQHSSCSKTDLTGCEDEDCKDHCDHTDNTFCKPHEGSLCTTPIKSRENQESPTFFNSSPFKALSPQPPKFLKSLLPVKEENKVKKALEARPLLGRERMNSCVESPALLPPPCPWHRPRAGSEGHCKPSTSTSTPTSTTPTSRQLSHTLPHTAPDSEDEETIVNEALNPQDDRSFLPYIPEDFANFEIYNASLESQGGVLLARSNTLGRWCGSESGREMPRSPTVSSSTSGYFSHSASNATLSDMPFSTSESSDHLSCISRDPNDSHPAGRGCTQTKGVCAGSDTQQLLLSDGVQDQEPQGLPASSPVSIPNGALKQQTFVHPCNFMLSSSQEFTDFKGADDSIEGIDLANFTERWEHGTLEVASNQPNKRDNVETCGNQFSSDVSGMINTSVPENSATTSCKCPNNTGSICLPMPHNTNICTSVRDPVSVPDQVLAASPAALSPDIPSSTVPTPTPTSRAGGEPPIQEPAQGDLPCRSPCPSPNPSSAEPSGDSSGDESTPVAQLPDWMAPGEPVWVGKRRGTVYYVGGVEFAKGIWIGVKLDVAVGKHNGTVQGRVYFRCPPGHGVFVKPSRLTRGPPSMDTPDPQTLIR